A window of Argopecten irradians isolate NY chromosome 14, Ai_NY, whole genome shotgun sequence contains these coding sequences:
- the LOC138307607 gene encoding myosin-4-like gives MVCGLGIVIICLISFTYGQTPDDNVNSNMDIKSSLHVRLSSLERRHNEGVQRVNELEKQQQTAQSHIVTLQRQQQIESRRIYDLEKRQQTNQRRIFLLKIQRKMDQDRILNLEKQRTYDQRRISDLEMQLQSSQRIPDLEKQQQSEQHRTSDLIKVFDPKIKRQSRQRLLSDASDATNYSQHSLMIGIYQHTKNLHSVSNNISSTASVRAATTKRTEDRNPERRNKLINQRQQQESGNEGTVAFHVVLSHWYNQMLDLMEIHFDKVTTNIGGSYSAHTGTFTCTRAGVYVFSWTVHVTTCYAYTELVKNGAVVGYAFSGNSQNSESGGNTVVIQLLQGDTVFVRVGEHPSGTALIGTRGTTTFSGFLLK, from the coding sequence ATGGTTTGTGGTTTAGGGATTGTAATAATTTGTCTAATTTCCTTCACTTACGGACAAACACCGGATGACAACGTAAACTCAAACATGGATATTAAATCGAGCTTACACGTCAGGTTATCGTCTCTAGAACGTCGTCACAATGAAGGCGTACAGCGCGTTAACGAACTCgagaaacaacaacaaactgCCCAGAGCCATATAGTTACGCTACAGAGACAGCAACAAATCGAAAGCCGTCGTATCTATGACTTGGAGAAGCGACAACAAACGAATCAGCGCCGTATATTTCTCCTTAAGATTCAGCGAAAAATGGACCAGGACCGTATATTAAACCTTGAGAAACAACGAACATATGATCAACGCCGTATATCTGACCTTGAAATGCAACTACAAAGTAGTCAGCGCATACCAGACCTTGAAAAGCAACAGCAAAGTGAACAGCACCGAACATCTGACCTTATCAAAGTTTTTGACCCCAAGATAAAAAGACAAAGTAGACAGCGCCTATTGTCTGATGCTAGTGATGCTACCAATTATAGTCAGCATTCTCTAATGATCGGAATATATCAACATACTAAAAATCTGCATTCAGTTTCTAATAATATATCGAGCACTGCTAGCGTTCGCGCAGCAACCACGAAAAGAACAGAAGACAGAAACCCTGAACGTAGAAATAAATTGATTAATCAGCGACAACAGCAGGAATCGGGCAATGAAGGAACGGTTGCATTTCATGTTGTTTTATCACACTGGTATAACCAAATGTTGGATTTGATGGAAATTCATTTCGACAAAGTGACCACTAACATTGGAGGTTCCTATAGCGCACACACGGGTACATTTACTTGTACACGTGCTGGTGTGTATGTGTTCTCGTGGACAGTTCATGTTACTACTTGTTATGCCTACACAGAACTGGTGAAAAATGGCGCTGTTGTCGGGTATGCCTTCTCTGGAAATTCCCAGAATAGCGAGTCTGGAGGAAACACTGTGGTGATACAGCTTCTTCAGGGGGATACTGTTTTTGTCCGAGTAGGAGAACATCCATCAGGAACCGCATTGATAGGCACAAGAGGTACAACAACCTTTTCGGGGTTTCTCCTCAAGTAA